Proteins from one Carcharodon carcharias isolate sCarCar2 chromosome 37 unlocalized genomic scaffold, sCarCar2.pri SUPER_37_unloc_1, whole genome shotgun sequence genomic window:
- the LOC121274512 gene encoding zinc finger protein 271-like: MSDLERHKGSCTVEKPWKCGDCGKGFRTPSLLETHRRSHTGERPFICSECGKGFTHSSALLKHQRSHTLDRPYTCSLCRKGFTTTSNLSTHQRVHTGERPFTCSVCQKGFKTTSNLLTHQRVHTGERPFICSRCGKGFTQSSQLTEHQLVHTDQRPFQCPVCEKSFRSTKQLLEHQHTHSGERPFPCSVCGKAFPRLFHLQQHQVVHTEQRPFQCPDCEKSFKSSNNLRKHQRTHSGERPFTCPVCEKTFNCSSNLLTHQRIHTGERPFICCVCGKGFTRPSNLTEHQLVHTEQRPFQCPDCEKSFKSSNDLRKHQHTHSGQRPFPCCVCGKGFTRSSNLLQHQRVHM, translated from the coding sequence ATGTCCgacctggagagacacaagggcTCCTGCACtgtggagaaaccgtggaaatgtggggactgtgggaagggattcagaacTCCATCCCTActggaaactcatcgacgcagtcacactggggagagaccgttcatctgctccgagtgtgggaagggattcactcactcatctgccctgctgaaacaccagcgaaGTCACACTCTGGACCGGCCTTACACCTGTTCCCTGTGTCGGAAAGGATTCACAACGACATCCAATCTATccacacaccagcgagttcacactggggagaggccgttcacctgctccgtgtgtcaGAAAGGTTTCAAAACTACATCCAACCtattgacacaccagcgagttcacactggggagaggccgttcatctgctccaggtgtgggaagggattcactcagtcatcccagctcACTGAACATCAACTTGTTCACACTGACCAGAGACCATTTCAGTgccctgtgtgtgagaagagctTTAGAAGCACAAAGCAGctgctggaacaccaacacactcacagtggggagaggccattcccctgctccgtgtgtgggaaagcATTTCCTCGGTTATTCCATCTGCAGCAACACCAAGTAGTTCACACTGAGCAGAGGCCTTTTCAATGCCCTGACTGTGAGAAGAGCTTTAAAAGCAGCAATAATCTGCGGAAGCACCAACGCACTCACtctggagagaggccgttcacctgccctgTGTGTGAGAAGACATTTAATTGTTCATCCAACCTAttgacacaccagcgaattcacactggggagaggccattcatctgctgtgtgtgtgggaaaggattcactcggcCATCCAACCTCACTGAACATCAACTAGTTCACACTGAGCAGAGACCTTTTCAATGTCCGGACTGTGAGAAGAGCTTTAAAAGCAGCAATGATCTGCGGAagcaccaacacactcactctgggcagaggccattcccctgctgtgtgtgtgggaagggattcactcggtcatccaatCTGCTgcaacatcagcgagttcacatgtga